Proteins encoded in a region of the Pithys albifrons albifrons isolate INPA30051 chromosome 34, PitAlb_v1, whole genome shotgun sequence genome:
- the LOC139684171 gene encoding serine/threonine-protein kinase pim-1-like, which translates to MGSLLGSGGFGRVYAGTRLEDGAPVAIKLVRRNRIRHWGKLPDGTRAPLEIVLLNKVSTGFPGVIQLLEWFELSNAFLLVMERPQWSQDLFHLIREWKFLPEEVAWKLFCQVLKAVQHCTSCGVLHRDIKPENILLDLATGDLKLIDFGCGTFLRDRVYTQFAGTLSYSPPEWIHHKYYHGEGATIWSLGILLYQMVCGKHPFLQGWSTMGGQLLFPQPVSRECRHLIKWCLSIRPSERPSLEDLFCHPWVQGMHLP; encoded by the exons ATGGGTTCGCTGCTGGGCAGTGGCGGCTTCGGCAGAGTCTACGCGGGGACTCGCCTCGAGGACGGAGCCCCG GTGGCCATCAAACTCGTGCGTCGGAATCGCATCCGGCACTGGGGCAAGCTG CCCGACGGCACCCGGGCGCCCCTGGAGATCGTGCTGCTGAACAAGGTGTCCACTGGGTTTCCTGGTGTCATCCAGCTCCTGGAGTGGTTTGAGCTCTCCAACGCTTTCTTGTTGGTGATGGAGCGTCCACAGTGGTCTCAGGACCTCTTCCACTTAATCCGGGAGTGGAAGTTCCTGCCAGAGGAGGTGGCCTGGAAGCTGTTCTGTCAAGTGCTGAAGGCTGTACAGCACTGCACCAGCTGTGGCGTCCTGCACCGTGACATCAAGCCCGAAAACATCCTCCTCGACCTGGCCACCGGCGACCTGAAACTCATTGACTTTGGATGCGGCACGTTCCTTCGGGACAGGGTGTACACCCAGTTTGCAG GAACACTGTCATACAGTCCGCCGGAGTGGATCCACCACAAGTACTACCACGGCGAGGGGGCAACAATCTGGTCCCTGGGCATCCTGCTCTACCAGATGGTCTGCGGGAAGCACCCTTTCCTGCAAGGCTGGAGCACCATGGGGGGgcagctcctgttcccacaACCGGTCTCTCGAG AGTGCCGACACCTTATCAAGTGGTGTTTGTCCATCCGCCCCTCAGAGAGACCATCACTGGAAGACCTATTCTGCCATCCTTGGGTGCAGGGCATGCACCTGCCCTAG